A segment of the Clostridiaceae bacterium genome:
GCGGTTCTTGTCGTAGCATTCCACCATTTCAGCTACGTCCTTTTCACCATGATATATGGCGCGAACCGCTGCCATTTGCATAGGCTCGGGAACGCTGGCAATCATATTTTCATGAAGTTTAATGAGGTTTTCAACTATCTTTTGATTTGCGCATATGTACCCAACGCGGAATCCAGTCATGGCATATGTTTTTGAAAAGCTGTTAATTGTCAGTACATAATCCTCAATTCCGGGAATTGATGCAAGGCTCTTTTGTTCAAAGCCATCGTAAACGATCTTTTCATAAGTTTCGTCAGAGATAATGAAGATTTTGTATTTCTTAACAAGCTCTGCAATCTCCAATAAATCCTCCCAGTCAAGAACTCCGCCTGTAGGATTTGAGGGTGAATTTATTATTATCAGCTTTGTTTTTTCCGTAATAAGAGGTTCAATTAAATCTGCAGTCATTTTAAAACCGTTCTTTTCATCAACCATTGCATAAACGGCCTTTGCGTTAACCATATCAATCTGCCCCCGGTAATCCGGCCAGTTTGGCCCCTGGATAATTACTTCATCGCCAGGGTTTACAAGAGTTACCATTGCAAGCATAAGTGCTTGTGTGGCACCTGCAGTTACAATTAAGTTCTTATCGGGATCGCACTCAATCCCGTTTTCTTTTTTCAGCTTGTATGCAAGTGCATCTCTCAGCTCCTTAATACCTGCATTGGGAGTATATTTTGTTTTGCCTGCCTTGAGAGACTCGATTGCTGCATTAATTATATGTTCGGGAGTTATAAAGCCAGGTTCGCCGAGGGTAAGGTTAACTGAGTCGTCGTATTTCCTGGCAAGCTCAAACATTCTTCTTACTCCGCTGGGAAGAGCGTTTTGAGCTGCTGTACTTAATATGTTTCTATTTTTCATAAGTATTATCTCCTCTTTAATTACCAAAACTTAGCACAAGAAAATATAATATAATTTAATATTTAAAATTGCTAATATCTAATATATAGGAACAAAAAGCAAGTATTGCACTTTTCATACCGTCTTCATCAATCACGAAGTCATTATTGTGTGCAACAGTAAGTTTTCCGCATCTTTTATTTTCTGTACCAAAGCGGAACAACATCCCCGGCACTTTAGTAAGATACCAGCCAAAGTCTTCTGAACTCATTTTGCGAGGTACTTCTTCAACTTCTAAATTTACACTTTTTACTATCTTCACAAAATCATTTAGAATTTTCTCGTCATTACGTACCGGACCCGTACTCATGTTCCAGATTATTTCTACATTTCCGCCATATTTCTTTGCTATATCCGTACAGATTTCTTTAACCCGTTTACCCACGCGGTCTGCAAAATCCATATCGAAAAAACGGAAGGAAATATCCATTTCACATAAGTCGGAAATAACGTTGTGTACATGGCCGCCCTTTATTTTGCCCACTGACCAGATATAGGGAATTTGATCTGCTTCTTCCTTTACCATGTCTCGCATTTTCTGATATGCTTCTACAGCCATTGCGTTAGCATCAATGCCGAACTCGGGAAGTGTGGCATGTGAGGTCTTTCCTAAAAAGCGTATGGTTGCAGGTATGCATGCCGCCATATAGTCACCATAGTGAATTCCAATTTTACCTGTTTCAAGAGTGTTTTCACAATGTGTGCATATTATATGGTCAACACCATCGCAAACTCCGTTATCTACCATCATTTTTGCACCACTGACTGCTCCTTCTTCGCTTGGTTGGAAAATCAGTCTTACTCTGCCGGGGAAAGATTTTTCATTTTCTTTTAAATATTTTGCAACTGCCAAAAGTATAGCGGTATGAGAGTCGTGACCGCAGGCGTGCATCTGTCCGGGAATTTTTGAAGAATAGGGAAGGTTTGATTTCTCTTCAACAGGAAGTCCATCCATATCTGCGCGAAGGGCAACAATTTTTCCGGTATTTCCTATTTCGGCAACAACACTTCCTTTTCCGTATTTATGGGTGTATGGTATACCCATATTTTCGAGCTCTTTTGAAACAAGCCCGACCGTTCTGTCCAAATCAAAACCAATCTCAGGATATTCGTGTAGCTTTCTTCTGATTTTTACTGAATATTTATGCAATTCATCAAGTTTTTCTGTATTCATGGAATGGCCCCCCGTTAAGTATTTGATCTCATTATAATCATCTCAGTTTCGGAAAATTAAATAATTTAAACTTATGATAATTTTTTAAGAAAGAGAATGCAAGTTCTTTTACCGAGAAAGGCAAACCTTATTTACATTAATGACTTAATATTTCGCAGTATTCTGAAAAAATGCTCAGAATGATAAAAACCCCTTTTGCACAGGGATTCAGTGGAGGCTTTGCAGCCCCCCACTGAACAAGATTGATATAATAATTTTAATTATTTAAATTTAAGATTCCGCTTAAAGAAGCGAGTGACTTCTTGAATGACTGTTATTTAATTCTTTACTGCTCTCTGCCTAAGGAAGGTAAGAGCTGATGCAATTATAAGCAGTGCGGCAGATACAACATAAGAAGCATTATAACTTCCAGTAGAATCAATAATTCTGGCTGCCAACATCGGCCCAATAACTCCTCCAAACCCCCAGGCAGTAAATACCAGACCATAATTAACTCCCAGATTTTTTATGCCATATGATTCAGCCGTAGCAGCCGGAAAAACAGAGAATAGGGCTCCATAACATAGTCCGGCAATAGCTACACCTACAGAAAGAGAACCATAGGATAAGTATTGGCTGAAAAAGGCCATATTAACTGCCTGTAATAAGAATATAAACCTCATTGTATTTGTATGTCCGAACCTGTCAGAAACAAAACCACCTATAATCCTGCCTAATGTATTGAAAATGGCAAGCAGTACTACAAGCATGTAGCCATTTTCCCATTGAGCCTGCTTTATTGCTATATTCGCAATATGACCGATTATCATCAGACCTGCGGAAGAAGTGAAAGCATACATAATCCATAGTTTATAGAAGTTCGGTGTCTTCAACATATCTTTCCAGTCATAGTCCATATTGTTTTCAGGCTCTGAACTCTGTTTTCTATTAACCGAAGATGATGTTTTTGCTGGTTGCGCCGTGGGAGCATCAAATAAAAGCTGGGAAAAGAGAATCAATAGTATAAAGGCACCAGTTCCAAGGTAAAAAAATGCCTTTGAAATGCCATAGCTTAGTAACAGGCTGTTTGTCAGAGGAGATATATAGACAGCTGCAAAACCTACACCCGAAACAACTATTCCGGAAATTAAACCTTTTTTATTTACCGGGAACCATTTTACCGCTGAAGGTGTTGTAGCCGCATAACAAAAACCTATTCCGGCACCACCTAAAATGCCGAAAGTCAATACCATCATTAAAGGATTACTTGTTATGCCGGACAATAAAAGTCCGCACCCCAAAAGAATTCCTCCAATAGTGGAGATTAGCCTCGGACCTTTTATATCCTGAAACTTTCCTGCAAAAATCATTATAACTGCAAAGACAAGTGTACAAACAGTATAAGGCAATGAAGCCTCTGTACTGGTCCATCCGAACTCTTTTATCAATGCCTTACTCATAATACTCCATATATATAGTACACCCAATATTAGATTAATACCTGTGGCAGCAGAAGTTACAATCCATCCTTTGAAATTACGCATAAAGATAACCTCCGTTATAAATATTAATTTTTATTTTTTCTGTTAATTTGTTAAAGGAATGAATCCGGATAGGAATTAAAAGATTGACATTAATACACCCCCTAAAGATAATAATAAAAATTGCGTAGATATTTTTATCTACCTCTAATCTTTAGGGAGCCGTCTATTACCTGAATACCTGAACCAATTCGGGCATCCAAAACCGAAGGTCCCAGAAAAGTTCTCCTGATTTTCTTAGAGATGTTTACCCATAAAGCTTTACCAAGTATAAAAGATTTATGAAAACAACTTAAGAAAACCTGTTAAATTTTATTTATCATTTAAAGAAAAACCAACTATAACTATTTATTTAACTAATGCAAATTACAAACAATAATCAATTAGTTATTGTTATCACATACTGATTTTATAATGATACATTATATATTATATTATGAACAGCTTATTGTAAAGTTGTTAAAATAAGAAAAGTTAAAATACGATAAGCGTAGTAAATTTGAAACCGTTTTTGTCGATAAAATTAAAGAAAGGATTTAAACATTTATATTAATATAATTTGTACTTGTAAGTACATAAAATTAAATAATTTGGGGGGCAGTTAAGTGAATTTAGAAAAAGCTAATAAACAATTAATTCTGTTGACACCTATAACATATATAATTTTTATAATTAATTGTATTATAGGATATCTAACTGACAAAACCACACAAACACCTTTAATTGTTTCCATTGTATTAGGATTAGTAAGTTGCATAGCTTTATTTTTTATATATAAAGCTAACAAGGTCTCTAAGTTAATTAAATATATTACTTTTGCAGGGCTATATATAAATCATTTGTTCCTAATGATCGCAACAGAAATTTCACTAAGTAATTTTATTGTATTTATTATATTGATAACCATGTCTTTAATGTTTTTTGACAAGAAGTTTACATACTCAATTTTGGCAATAGCTATATTAACACATGTAGTTTTTACTGTTTC
Coding sequences within it:
- a CDS encoding pyridoxal phosphate-dependent aminotransferase, which codes for MKNRNILSTAAQNALPSGVRRMFELARKYDDSVNLTLGEPGFITPEHIINAAIESLKAGKTKYTPNAGIKELRDALAYKLKKENGIECDPDKNLIVTAGATQALMLAMVTLVNPGDEVIIQGPNWPDYRGQIDMVNAKAVYAMVDEKNGFKMTADLIEPLITEKTKLIIINSPSNPTGGVLDWEDLLEIAELVKKYKIFIISDETYEKIVYDGFEQKSLASIPGIEDYVLTINSFSKTYAMTGFRVGYICANQKIVENLIKLHENMIASVPEPMQMAAVRAIYHGEKDVAEMVECYDKNRHLIVEGLNRIRGFSCVYPKGAFYVFPNISEFGMSSEKTAEHILEKTHVVTSPGSAFGPGGEGYIRICYASRYEDIQEALRRLEEAFGTKE
- a CDS encoding OFA family MFS transporter, whose amino-acid sequence is MRNFKGWIVTSAATGINLILGVLYIWSIMSKALIKEFGWTSTEASLPYTVCTLVFAVIMIFAGKFQDIKGPRLISTIGGILLGCGLLLSGITSNPLMMVLTFGILGGAGIGFCYAATTPSAVKWFPVNKKGLISGIVVSGVGFAAVYISPLTNSLLLSYGISKAFFYLGTGAFILLILFSQLLFDAPTAQPAKTSSSVNRKQSSEPENNMDYDWKDMLKTPNFYKLWIMYAFTSSAGLMIIGHIANIAIKQAQWENGYMLVVLLAIFNTLGRIIGGFVSDRFGHTNTMRFIFLLQAVNMAFFSQYLSYGSLSVGVAIAGLCYGALFSVFPAATAESYGIKNLGVNYGLVFTAWGFGGVIGPMLAARIIDSTGSYNASYVVSAALLIIASALTFLRQRAVKN
- a CDS encoding amidohydrolase yields the protein MNTEKLDELHKYSVKIRRKLHEYPEIGFDLDRTVGLVSKELENMGIPYTHKYGKGSVVAEIGNTGKIVALRADMDGLPVEEKSNLPYSSKIPGQMHACGHDSHTAILLAVAKYLKENEKSFPGRVRLIFQPSEEGAVSGAKMMVDNGVCDGVDHIICTHCENTLETGKIGIHYGDYMAACIPATIRFLGKTSHATLPEFGIDANAMAVEAYQKMRDMVKEEADQIPYIWSVGKIKGGHVHNVISDLCEMDISFRFFDMDFADRVGKRVKEICTDIAKKYGGNVEIIWNMSTGPVRNDEKILNDFVKIVKSVNLEVEEVPRKMSSEDFGWYLTKVPGMLFRFGTENKRCGKLTVAHNNDFVIDEDGMKSAILAFCSYILDISNFKY